The following proteins are co-located in the Paracoccaceae bacterium Fryx2 genome:
- a CDS encoding GNAT family N-acetyltransferase, translating into MTLLRDLAGMDEFRAAEALQCTVWGAGDKEDPADLMMVVQAEGGIAAGAFEGGQLLGYVFGFPTATPGMQHSHRLAVLPQARGQGLGAALKWYQRDWCLARGITCVRWTYDPLRHANAALNIARLGARVSVYCQDYYGVMAGINSGSPSDRLLADWALDAPHVAALAAGGVADAPADALRIAIPADFGALLTADPAAALAARLEVRAAMQAAFADGLAVQGYDVVRREYLLAR; encoded by the coding sequence GTGACCCTTCTGCGCGATCTGGCGGGGATGGACGAATTCCGCGCCGCCGAGGCGCTGCAATGCACGGTCTGGGGCGCGGGCGACAAGGAAGACCCGGCCGACCTGATGATGGTTGTCCAGGCCGAAGGGGGGATTGCAGCGGGGGCGTTCGAGGGCGGGCAGTTGCTGGGCTATGTGTTCGGCTTCCCAACCGCGACGCCGGGGATGCAGCATTCGCACCGGCTGGCGGTTCTGCCGCAGGCGCGCGGGCAGGGGCTGGGGGCGGCGCTGAAATGGTATCAGCGCGACTGGTGTCTGGCGCGCGGCATCACCTGCGTGCGCTGGACCTACGACCCGCTGCGCCACGCCAACGCCGCGCTGAACATCGCGCGTCTGGGGGCGCGGGTCTCGGTTTATTGTCAGGATTACTATGGCGTGATGGCGGGCATCAACAGCGGCAGTCCGTCGGACCGGCTGCTGGCCGACTGGGCGCTGGATGCCCCCCATGTCGCGGCGCTGGCGGCGGGGGGCGTGGCTGACGCGCCTGCCGATGCCCTGCGCATCGCGATCCCCGCCGATTTCGGCGCCTTGCTGACCGCCGATCCGGCGGCGGCGCTGGCGGCACGGCTTGAGGTGCGCGCGGCGATGCAGGCGGCCTTTGCCGACGGCCTTGCGGTGCAGGGCTATGACGTGGTCAGGCGGGAGTATCTGCTGGCGCGGTGA
- the menC gene encoding o-succinylbenzoate synthase, with product MTHAPLHIDSAELRLVRLPLLTPFTISTGTMTEKLFPLLILRSGGLEGYAEGVMDPLPDYLDETIPGALALLREVLLPRIVGASFENPAALEKLLLPWRGHQMIKATVEMAFWDLWAKSLNLPLKTLLGGTGTAVDVGVSLGIGPVPGTVDRVRAHHDQGYKRIKLKIMPGHDLGLLAAVRNAFPDIHLSVDANSAYTLADMAVLRRLDDFALDYIEQPLAWDDIHDHATLQARIATPVCLDESIRSAADARKALQTDATRVINIKVGRSGGYLESLRIHDLCAAFNVPVWCGGMLESGIGRAHNIHLSTLANFTKPGDTSSSSRYFARDIIVERLEASNGSMPVPEGPGIGVSLDWDFLDRMTLSREKVAA from the coding sequence ATGACCCACGCCCCCCTTCATATCGACAGCGCCGAACTGCGGCTGGTGCGCCTGCCGCTGCTGACGCCCTTTACCATTTCCACCGGAACGATGACGGAAAAGCTGTTTCCGCTGCTGATCCTGCGCTCGGGCGGGCTGGAGGGCTATGCCGAAGGGGTGATGGACCCGCTGCCCGACTATCTGGACGAAACCATTCCCGGCGCGCTGGCGCTGTTGCGCGAGGTTCTGCTGCCGCGCATCGTGGGCGCCAGTTTCGAGAACCCCGCCGCGCTGGAAAAGCTGCTGCTGCCCTGGCGCGGGCACCAGATGATCAAGGCCACGGTCGAGATGGCGTTCTGGGACCTGTGGGCCAAGTCCTTGAACCTGCCGCTGAAAACCCTGCTGGGCGGCACCGGCACGGCGGTCGATGTCGGCGTGTCGCTGGGCATCGGGCCGGTGCCCGGCACGGTGGACCGGGTGCGCGCGCATCACGATCAGGGCTACAAGCGGATCAAGCTGAAGATCATGCCGGGGCATGACCTCGGTCTGCTGGCTGCGGTGCGGAATGCGTTCCCCGACATTCACCTGAGCGTCGATGCCAACAGCGCCTATACGCTGGCCGACATGGCGGTGCTGCGGCGGCTGGACGATTTCGCTCTGGACTACATCGAGCAGCCGCTGGCCTGGGATGACATCCACGACCACGCCACGCTGCAGGCCCGCATCGCCACGCCGGTCTGTCTGGATGAAAGCATCCGCTCGGCGGCGGACGCGCGCAAGGCGTTGCAGACCGATGCGACGCGGGTGATCAACATCAAGGTCGGGCGGTCGGGCGGATATCTGGAAAGCCTGCGCATCCATGACCTCTGCGCCGCCTTCAACGTGCCGGTGTGGTGCGGGGGGATGCTCGAATCGGGCATCGGGCGGGCGCACAACATCCACCTGTCAACGCTCGCCAATTTCACCAAGCCGGGCGACACCTCCAGTTCCAGCCGCTATTTCGCCCGCGACATCATCGTGGAAAGGCTGGAGGCGTCGAACGGTTCCATGCCGGTGCCGGAAGGCCCGGGCATCGGGGTGAGCCTTGACTGGGATTTCCTCGACCGCATGACGCTGAGCCGCGAGAAGGTGGCCGCGTGA
- a CDS encoding MurR/RpiR family transcriptional regulator has product MGRVDGQQAAEPSDLAQRLSASMTTATRTERAIAGYMLTNLKSLPFETAASVAQKIGVSEASIGRYCRAIGLAHFKDLKSRLQDDLGDKAWLIGDRLRDFHARSRNGDAEAARALELELAAIVAVHDMAAGPEFARTVARLAACPAVHVAGFQTERCHAMQLANGLHYLRPGVHLADLAGGNFAEILLADPAKTCLVLIDGRRYSRLTWKLAVDARGLGIPVTLITDPYCDWGRGVATEMFAVPTDLNHFWDATSAMASLIGLMVNGVFNQLGAGVEARMARVSSLYGDFIGHTGDPRTTRKQTTPTGATP; this is encoded by the coding sequence ATGGGGCGAGTCGACGGGCAGCAAGCGGCGGAACCATCAGACCTCGCGCAGCGGCTGTCTGCCAGCATGACCACCGCCACCCGCACCGAGCGCGCGATTGCCGGCTACATGCTGACCAACCTGAAAAGCCTGCCGTTCGAAACCGCGGCTTCCGTGGCGCAGAAGATCGGCGTTTCCGAGGCGTCGATCGGGCGCTACTGCCGCGCCATCGGCCTTGCCCATTTCAAGGATCTGAAATCGCGGTTGCAGGATGATCTGGGCGACAAGGCCTGGCTGATCGGCGACCGGCTGCGCGACTTCCACGCCCGGTCGCGCAATGGCGATGCCGAGGCGGCGCGGGCGCTGGAACTGGAGCTGGCGGCGATTGTCGCGGTGCATGACATGGCAGCGGGGCCCGAGTTTGCCCGCACCGTGGCGCGGCTGGCCGCCTGCCCCGCCGTGCATGTCGCGGGCTTCCAGACCGAACGCTGCCATGCGATGCAGCTTGCCAACGGGCTGCACTACCTGCGTCCCGGCGTGCATCTGGCCGACCTTGCGGGCGGCAACTTTGCCGAGATCCTGCTGGCCGACCCGGCCAAGACCTGCCTCGTGCTGATCGACGGGCGGCGCTATTCGCGGCTGACGTGGAAACTGGCGGTCGATGCGCGCGGCCTTGGCATTCCGGTCACGCTGATCACCGACCCCTATTGCGACTGGGGGCGCGGCGTGGCGACCGAGATGTTCGCGGTGCCGACCGACCTCAACCATTTCTGGGATGCCACATCGGCCATGGCCAGTCTGATCGGGCTGATGGTCAACGGCGTCTTCAACCAGCTTGGCGCCGGGGTCGAGGCCCGCATGGCGCGCGTCTCGTCGCTTTATGGCGACTTCATCGGCCACACCGGCGACCCAAGAACCACAAGAAAACAAACCACCCCAACAGGAGCGACCCCATGA
- a CDS encoding ABC transporter substrate-binding protein, whose amino-acid sequence MTFSLHRKLLAASVSLTALLALNPAWAQEAVIVLPSSEVGVPTYNVVAASNTNTGSTLIYDTLVLQDADQSYAPGLAESWEEAADGMAWTFKLKSGVSFHNGEPLNAAAVAEWLGFYASTDNSYMTQSIEKIEAVDDATVKLTMKFPDPNLLYNLSSSFMGVVEPKAYKELGEDYGVTEAVGTGPFKMESFTIGTETVLVRNDDYTWGPSLAVNKGPAKIERLTLREIAEDSTAFLELKTGGVDMLMSVPTDFLGELAKEPNIATLTLPGLEVVYMPFNVTKEPFTDIKVRQAAALAVNQQEILESVYGNVGSVADTFLISSLPEGDVAPEYKISYDPAKANALLDEAGWMMGPDGVRAKDGTPLSITLWTQSDSIFRRLTEVIQAELKAVGIASEITTFDSSTIRDQYKTGEQQAAVRSYFWNNADIVDWFFGADRLGYPNVSMFNDPKAEELRAKAMTGSKNQEERIANFVAYHEYVLSQFPMAPIYQPVQNIGYNKDRLKLPETIRSPQFQGLAILEMEVIE is encoded by the coding sequence ATGACCTTTTCCCTGCACCGCAAGCTATTGGCCGCCAGCGTCAGCCTGACCGCGCTTCTGGCGCTGAACCCCGCCTGGGCACAGGAGGCGGTGATCGTGCTGCCGTCCTCCGAGGTCGGGGTTCCGACCTACAACGTGGTGGCGGCATCGAACACCAACACCGGCTCGACGCTGATCTACGATACGCTGGTGTTGCAGGATGCCGACCAGTCCTATGCGCCCGGCCTTGCCGAAAGCTGGGAAGAGGCGGCAGACGGCATGGCCTGGACCTTCAAGCTGAAATCCGGCGTCAGCTTCCACAACGGCGAGCCGCTTAACGCCGCTGCCGTGGCGGAATGGCTGGGCTTCTATGCCAGCACCGACAACAGCTACATGACGCAAAGCATCGAGAAGATCGAGGCGGTGGATGATGCCACGGTCAAGCTGACGATGAAATTCCCCGACCCGAACCTGCTTTACAACCTGTCGAGCAGCTTCATGGGCGTGGTGGAACCCAAGGCCTACAAGGAACTGGGCGAGGATTACGGCGTGACCGAAGCCGTCGGCACCGGCCCGTTCAAGATGGAAAGCTTCACCATCGGCACCGAAACCGTGCTGGTGCGCAACGACGATTACACCTGGGGCCCGTCGCTGGCGGTCAACAAGGGCCCGGCCAAGATCGAACGCCTGACCCTGCGCGAGATTGCCGAGGACAGCACCGCCTTCCTGGAACTGAAAACCGGCGGCGTCGACATGCTGATGAGCGTGCCGACCGACTTCCTCGGCGAACTCGCCAAGGAACCCAACATCGCCACCCTTACCCTGCCGGGGCTGGAGGTGGTCTACATGCCGTTCAACGTGACCAAGGAACCCTTCACCGACATCAAGGTGCGCCAGGCCGCGGCGCTGGCGGTCAACCAGCAGGAAATCCTTGAATCGGTCTATGGCAACGTGGGCTCGGTGGCCGACACTTTCCTGATTTCCTCGCTGCCCGAAGGCGATGTCGCGCCGGAATACAAGATCAGCTATGACCCGGCAAAGGCCAACGCCCTGCTCGACGAGGCGGGCTGGATGATGGGCCCCGACGGCGTGCGCGCCAAGGACGGCACGCCGCTGTCCATCACGCTCTGGACGCAAAGCGACAGCATCTTCCGCCGCCTGACCGAAGTCATTCAGGCCGAACTGAAGGCGGTGGGCATCGCGTCCGAAATCACCACCTTCGACAGTTCCACCATCCGCGACCAGTACAAGACCGGCGAACAGCAGGCCGCCGTGCGGTCGTATTTCTGGAACAATGCCGACATCGTGGACTGGTTCTTCGGCGCCGACCGGCTGGGCTATCCCAACGTGTCGATGTTCAACGACCCCAAGGCCGAGGAACTGCGCGCCAAGGCCATGACCGGCTCGAAGAACCAGGAAGAGCGCATCGCCAACTTCGTCGCCTATCATGAATACGTGCTGTCGCAATTCCCGATGGCGCCGATCTACCAGCCGGTGCAGAACATCGGCTACAACAAGGATCGCCTGAAGCTGCCCGAAACCATCCGCTCGCCGCAGTTCCAGGGGCTTGCGATCCTGGAAATGGAAGTGATCGAGTGA
- a CDS encoding ABC transporter permease has product MIGYVLRRLLLLIPVFLAVSLIIFAIIHLIPGDPIDSLIKVGSGPEQRAVIAARYGLDRSLPEQYFIWLGKLLTGDLGTAIVGRRPVIDLIAQALPHSLALGGFALLFSTVMGIFLGVVAALNREKLADQVIMGGVLLGSTLPGFWLGLLLILAFSVHFQWFPVSGARGWSSLVLPVLTIGLGGTALVARVTRVAMIEAGQRDFVLLLHAKGMHPLRIQLAHVLRHALIPVVTILALRIGWVLGGAVTVEVVFARPGLGTLLIKALNQHDYPVVQACLLMLAMAVMLGTLLGDILQAVMDPRVRAALK; this is encoded by the coding sequence ATGATCGGCTACGTGCTCAGGCGGCTCTTGCTGCTGATCCCGGTGTTCCTCGCCGTGTCGCTGATCATTTTCGCGATCATCCACCTGATTCCGGGTGATCCGATCGACAGCCTGATCAAGGTCGGCTCCGGCCCCGAACAGCGCGCGGTGATCGCCGCGCGCTACGGGCTGGACCGGTCCTTGCCGGAACAGTATTTCATCTGGCTGGGCAAGCTTCTGACCGGCGATCTTGGCACCGCCATCGTCGGGCGCCGCCCGGTGATCGACCTGATCGCGCAGGCCCTGCCGCATTCGCTGGCGCTGGGCGGGTTTGCGCTGCTGTTTTCCACCGTGATGGGCATATTTCTGGGCGTCGTGGCGGCGCTGAACCGCGAGAAGCTGGCCGATCAGGTGATCATGGGCGGCGTGCTGCTGGGTTCCACCCTGCCCGGCTTCTGGCTGGGGCTTCTGCTGATCCTGGCCTTTTCGGTGCATTTCCAGTGGTTTCCGGTGTCCGGCGCGCGCGGCTGGTCGTCGCTGGTGCTGCCGGTGCTGACCATCGGCCTTGGCGGCACCGCGCTGGTCGCCCGCGTCACCCGCGTCGCGATGATCGAGGCCGGGCAGCGCGATTTCGTGCTGCTCCTGCACGCCAAGGGGATGCACCCGCTGCGCATCCAGCTTGCCCATGTGCTGCGCCACGCCCTGATCCCGGTGGTGACGATTCTGGCGCTCCGCATCGGCTGGGTGCTGGGCGGCGCCGTCACGGTCGAGGTGGTGTTCGCCCGCCCCGGCCTTGGCACGCTGCTGATCAAGGCCCTGAACCAGCATGATTATCCTGTGGTGCAGGCGTGCCTCCTGATGCTCGCCATGGCCGTCATGCTGGGCACCCTGCTGGGCGACATATTGCAGGCCGTGATGGACCCGCGCGTTCGGGCGGCGCTGAAATGA
- a CDS encoding ABC transporter permease produces the protein MTATPHGALRRTIATPKGAIAGLWLAGLVLMAIFAPLLTPYDYDVQNLKGAFQPPSAQHWLGTDEFGRDLLTRIMHGARTSLSVSSIAIGISVTVGMMLGAAAGYFGGRFDRAVTVVVDLTWSFPEILVALILVAIIGPGITGTMAAIGVAYLAQFTRLTRAQIMAIKGETYIEAARSLGGSNIHIVFRHLIPNALAPVLVSAMLATGDAIILEATLGFFGLGAQPPTPSWGAMMSSGTALLFKAPWIILFPGLAVAITVVMINLFGDALIRALDIRARLREA, from the coding sequence ATGACCGCCACGCCGCACGGCGCGCTGCGCCGCACCATCGCCACGCCGAAGGGCGCGATTGCCGGGCTGTGGCTCGCAGGCCTCGTGCTGATGGCGATTTTTGCGCCGCTGCTGACGCCCTACGACTACGACGTGCAGAACCTGAAGGGCGCGTTCCAGCCGCCCTCGGCCCAGCACTGGCTCGGCACCGACGAATTCGGCCGCGATCTTCTGACCCGCATCATGCACGGCGCGCGCACCTCGCTGTCGGTTTCGTCCATCGCCATCGGCATCTCGGTCACGGTCGGCATGATGCTGGGGGCGGCGGCGGGGTATTTCGGCGGGCGCTTCGACCGGGCGGTGACGGTGGTGGTGGACCTCACATGGTCCTTCCCCGAAATCCTCGTCGCGCTGATCCTGGTGGCGATCATCGGCCCCGGCATCACCGGCACCATGGCGGCCATCGGGGTGGCCTATCTGGCGCAGTTCACCCGCCTGACCCGCGCGCAGATCATGGCGATCAAGGGCGAAACCTACATCGAGGCTGCCCGCAGCCTTGGCGGCTCCAACATCCACATCGTGTTCCGCCACCTGATCCCCAACGCGCTGGCGCCGGTGCTGGTCAGCGCCATGCTCGCCACCGGCGACGCGATCATCCTTGAGGCGACCCTGGGCTTCTTCGGCCTTGGCGCGCAGCCGCCCACGCCAAGCTGGGGCGCCATGATGTCCTCTGGCACGGCACTCCTGTTCAAGGCGCCGTGGATCATCCTGTTTCCCGGCCTTGCCGTCGCGATCACCGTGGTGATGATCAACCTCTTTGGCGATGCCCTGATCCGCGCGCTCGACATCCGCGCCCGACTGAGGGAGGCATGA
- a CDS encoding ABC transporter ATP-binding protein: MMLLEVEALSVAIERVQPLDRIGFAVDRGQILGLVGESGSGKSLTALAITGLLPLIGGRITAGRVLFDGTDLAQLPEARLRALRGRRIAFITQNPMTALDPVQRIGEQIDVVSRLHLSLNRADARARSIDLLTQLRIPEAAAICDAYPHQLSGGMKQRIVIAMALAGKPDLIVADEPTTALDVTVQAQIVHILATLVREQGLALILITHDMGVVAQVCDSVAVLYAGRLAEARPVRPLFAQPSHPYTAALIDCIPREGMAPGALTGIPGAVPGVARYPEGCRFHPRCPACRPRCQTEVPLPRPLGDGVVACHFPLGGADA, encoded by the coding sequence ATGATGCTGCTGGAAGTCGAAGCCCTGTCGGTCGCCATCGAACGCGTCCAGCCGCTGGACCGCATCGGCTTTGCGGTGGACCGGGGCCAGATTCTGGGGCTGGTGGGCGAATCCGGATCGGGCAAGTCGCTGACCGCGCTGGCGATCACCGGCCTTCTGCCGCTGATCGGCGGGCGCATCACCGCAGGCCGAGTGCTGTTCGACGGCACCGATCTGGCACAACTGCCCGAGGCGCGCCTGCGCGCCCTGCGCGGCCGCCGCATCGCCTTCATCACCCAGAACCCGATGACCGCACTCGACCCGGTGCAGCGCATCGGCGAACAGATCGACGTGGTGTCGCGCCTGCACCTGTCGCTGAACCGCGCCGACGCCCGCGCGCGCAGCATCGACCTTCTGACGCAACTCCGCATCCCCGAGGCGGCGGCGATCTGCGACGCCTACCCCCATCAGCTTTCGGGCGGCATGAAGCAGCGCATCGTCATCGCCATGGCGCTGGCGGGCAAGCCCGACCTGATCGTGGCCGACGAGCCGACCACCGCGCTTGATGTCACGGTGCAGGCGCAGATCGTGCACATCCTTGCCACGCTGGTGCGCGAACAGGGGCTGGCGCTGATCCTGATCACGCATGACATGGGGGTGGTGGCGCAGGTCTGCGACTCCGTCGCGGTGCTCTATGCCGGCCGTCTGGCCGAGGCGCGCCCCGTCCGCCCGCTGTTCGCGCAGCCTTCCCATCCCTACACCGCCGCGCTGATCGACTGCATCCCGCGCGAGGGCATGGCCCCCGGCGCGCTGACCGGCATCCCAGGTGCTGTGCCCGGCGTGGCGCGCTACCCCGAAGGCTGCCGCTTCCACCCCCGCTGCCCCGCCTGCCGACCCCGCTGCCAGACCGAGGTGCCGCTGCCGCGCCCGCTCGGCGATGGCGTGGTGGCCTGCCATTTCCCGCTGGGGGGCGCCGATGCCTGA
- a CDS encoding ABC transporter ATP-binding protein, whose product MPEPLLTLTDLSRRFTSPGGWLSKPRSMMAVRGVSLSIPRGAVVGVVGESGCGKSTLARLVLRLLEPTGGSVRFDGTDLAALKPRDLRRLRRRMGMVFQDPYSSLDPRYSIAEVLAEAFVVQGEPLPKGHVAALLDQVGLSSAFATSYPHQLSGGQRQRVGIARALALHPDFVVLDEPTASLDVSIQAQIVALLQDLQARLGLTYLFISHDLGLVRYFCDRIVVMYLGSVVEDLPDPQAAPRHPYTAALMASNFTPDPLHRKELSNLTGEIPSAFALPPGCAFAARCPRATEQCRASVPPLTTDAGGHSAACFHPI is encoded by the coding sequence ATGCCTGAACCCCTTCTGACCCTGACCGATCTTTCCCGCCGCTTCACCAGCCCCGGCGGCTGGCTGTCGAAACCGCGCAGCATGATGGCGGTGCGCGGCGTGTCGCTGTCCATCCCGCGCGGCGCGGTGGTCGGCGTGGTGGGCGAAAGCGGCTGCGGCAAGTCCACCCTCGCCCGGCTGGTGCTGCGCCTGCTGGAACCGACCGGCGGCTCTGTGCGCTTCGACGGCACCGACCTTGCTGCGCTGAAGCCGCGCGACCTGCGCCGCCTGCGCCGCCGGATGGGCATGGTGTTCCAGGACCCCTACTCCTCGCTTGACCCGCGCTACAGCATCGCCGAGGTGCTGGCCGAAGCCTTCGTGGTGCAGGGCGAACCGCTGCCGAAGGGCCATGTCGCCGCACTGCTCGATCAGGTCGGCCTGTCCTCCGCCTTCGCCACCAGCTACCCGCACCAGCTTTCTGGCGGCCAGCGGCAGCGCGTCGGTATCGCCCGCGCATTGGCTCTGCATCCCGATTTCGTGGTGCTGGACGAGCCGACCGCCTCGCTCGACGTGTCGATCCAGGCGCAGATCGTAGCCCTGTTGCAGGACCTTCAGGCGCGGCTGGGGCTGACCTACCTGTTCATCAGCCATGACCTCGGCCTTGTCCGTTACTTCTGCGACCGGATCGTGGTGATGTATCTGGGCTCGGTGGTCGAAGACCTGCCCGACCCGCAGGCCGCCCCGCGCCACCCCTACACCGCCGCGCTGATGGCCAGCAACTTCACCCCCGACCCGCTGCACCGCAAGGAGCTTTCGAACCTGACGGGCGAGATTCCCTCGGCCTTCGCCCTGCCCCCCGGTTGCGCCTTCGCCGCCCGCTGCCCGCGCGCCACCGAGCAATGCCGCGCGAGCGTGCCACCCCTGACCACCGACGCAGGCGGCCATTCCGCAGCCTGCTTTCACCCGATCTGA
- a CDS encoding M81 family metallopeptidase gives MTRHVLTAEFLHESNTFKQGSTDLPAFRTQMLAEGAEAIAARGAANTELGGFMDAAAEAGWRMTHVISAHAEPGAKVARAAYDLIAGRICDAVAAQKDSLDGILLGLHGAMVPDFCEDGEGELLSRIRAITGPDLPIAITLDLHANATPQMAALADIIVSYKTYPHIDMRARGLQAGRLLDAAMSGKTAPATLRAHRPMLDETNGGRTDRGPMLPVYARALAAESEPGILAVSINAGFGDADIRDVGPSVLVTHDRKVPGAATRARELAESLADAVWDMRFTSENTFLDVAEAAAMGKAFDAANGPLIIADYADNPGSGAYGDATNLLAAMLDAGLTNATFAPVIDPEAAAILTTHKPGDEVTLALGGKVDPSFGGGPLTLTGTVMHVSDGALTGDGPMIGGLHFTFGPTAVLRVAGIDILVVTERGQMLDQQQFKAFGIQPAEKTVVALKSMQHFRAAFEPIAGKVIVCDSGALSTPQAHRRPYRNVPRPIFPLDRDMVL, from the coding sequence ATGACCCGCCACGTTCTGACCGCCGAATTCCTGCACGAAAGCAACACCTTCAAGCAAGGCTCCACCGACCTGCCCGCCTTCCGTACCCAGATGCTTGCCGAAGGCGCCGAGGCCATCGCCGCCCGCGGTGCCGCCAATACCGAGCTTGGCGGCTTCATGGATGCGGCGGCCGAGGCGGGCTGGCGGATGACCCATGTCATCTCCGCCCATGCCGAACCGGGGGCCAAGGTGGCGCGCGCGGCCTATGACCTGATCGCGGGCAGGATCTGCGACGCGGTGGCGGCCCAGAAAGACAGCCTCGACGGCATCCTGCTGGGCCTCCACGGCGCGATGGTCCCTGATTTCTGCGAGGATGGCGAGGGCGAGCTTTTGTCGCGCATCCGCGCCATCACCGGGCCCGACCTGCCGATCGCCATCACACTGGACCTGCACGCCAACGCCACGCCGCAGATGGCGGCGCTTGCCGACATCATCGTGTCCTACAAGACATACCCGCACATCGACATGCGCGCCCGCGGCCTTCAGGCCGGCCGCCTGCTCGATGCCGCCATGTCGGGCAAGACCGCCCCCGCCACCCTGCGCGCGCACCGCCCGATGCTTGATGAAACCAATGGCGGGCGCACCGACAGGGGGCCGATGCTGCCGGTTTACGCCCGCGCGCTGGCGGCAGAAAGCGAGCCCGGCATCCTCGCCGTGTCGATCAACGCGGGCTTCGGCGATGCCGACATCCGCGATGTCGGCCCCAGCGTGCTGGTGACGCATGACCGCAAGGTGCCGGGGGCCGCGACGCGTGCCCGCGAACTGGCCGAGAGCCTCGCCGATGCGGTCTGGGACATGCGCTTCACCTCGGAAAACACTTTCCTCGACGTGGCCGAGGCCGCCGCGATGGGCAAGGCGTTCGATGCCGCAAACGGCCCGCTGATCATCGCAGACTATGCCGACAACCCCGGATCGGGCGCCTATGGGGATGCGACCAACCTGCTGGCCGCGATGCTGGATGCGGGACTGACCAATGCCACCTTCGCCCCGGTGATCGACCCCGAAGCCGCCGCGATCCTGACCACGCACAAGCCCGGCGACGAAGTGACGCTCGCCCTTGGCGGCAAGGTCGATCCCAGCTTCGGCGGCGGCCCGCTGACCCTGACCGGCACGGTGATGCATGTCTCGGACGGCGCGCTGACCGGAGACGGGCCGATGATCGGCGGGCTGCACTTCACCTTCGGCCCCACGGCGGTGCTGCGGGTGGCGGGCATCGACATCCTGGTGGTGACCGAGCGCGGCCAGATGCTCGACCAGCAGCAGTTCAAGGCTTTCGGCATCCAGCCCGCCGAAAAGACCGTGGTGGCGCTGAAATCGATGCAGCATTT